In one window of Haemorhous mexicanus isolate bHaeMex1 chromosome 31, bHaeMex1.pri, whole genome shotgun sequence DNA:
- the LOC132340208 gene encoding claw keratin-like, whose translation MSCNSLCVPTCGVATPAPLADTCNEPCVRQCPDSTVVIQPPASVVTFPGPILSSFPQQSAVGSAGAPYVGAGSGGSFGGYGGYGGYGGWGYGSRGGYGGWGYGGRGGYGGWGCGGYGGYGGFGGYGGYGCGYGGWSSGHRYLNGNCGPC comes from the coding sequence ATGTCCTGCAACAGCCTGTGCGTCCCCACCTGTGGCGTGGCCACCCCGGCCCCTCTGGCTGACACCTGCAACGAGCCCTGCGTGCGGCAGTGCCCTGACTCCACGGTGGTCATCCAGCCCCCGGCCTCGGTGGTCACCTTCCCTGggcccatcctcagctccttcccccagcagagCGCCGTGGGCTCGGCCGGAGCTCCCTACGTGGGAGCCGGCTCCGGTGGTTCCTTCGGAGGCTACGGTGGCTACGGTGGCTATGGAGGCTGGGGCTATGGAAGCCGTGGTGGCTATGGAGGCTGGGGCTATGGAGGCCGTGGAGGCTACGGCGGTTGGGGATGTGGAGGCTACGGAGGCTATGGAGGCTTTGGGGGCTATGGCGGCTATGGCTGCGGCTACGGCGGCTGGAGCAGTGGCCACCGCTACCTCAATGGCAACTGCGGGCCCTGCTAA
- the LOC132340207 gene encoding claw keratin-like — MSCNSLCVPTCGVATPAPLADTCNEPCVRQCPDSTVVIQPPASVVTFPGPILSSFPQQSAVGSAGAPYVGAGSGGAFGGRGGYGGYGGYGGWGYGSRGGYGGWGYGGRGGYGGWGCGGYGGYGGFGGYGGYGCGYGGWSSGHRYLNGNCGPC; from the coding sequence ATGTCCTGCAACAGCCTGTGCGTCCCCACCTGTGGCGTGGCCACCCCGGCCCCTCTGGCTGACACCTGCAACGAGCCCTGTGTGCGGCAGTGCCCTGACTCCACGGTGGTCATCCAGCCCCCGGCCTCGGTGGTCACCTTCCCCGggcccatcctcagctccttcccccagcagagCGCCGTGGGCTCGGCTGGAGCTCCCTACGTGGGAGCCGGCTCCGGTGGCGCCTTCGGAGGCCGTGGCGGCTACGGGGGCTACGGTGGCTATGGAGGCTGGGGCTATGGAAGCCGTGGTGGCTATGGAGGCTGGGGCTATGGAGGCCGTGGAGGCTACGGCGGTTGGGGATGTGGAGGCTACGGAGGCTATGGAGGCTTTGGGGGCTATGGCGGCTATGGCTGCGGCTACGGCGGCTGGAGCAGCGGCCACCGCTACCTCAATGGCAACTGCGGGCCCTGCTAA
- the LOC132340229 gene encoding claw keratin-like, which yields MSCSSLCTPSCVATPAPVADSCNEPCVRQCPDSTVVIQPPASVVTFPGPILSSFPQQSSVGSAGAPFVGAGSGGSFGGRGGYGGFGGRGGYGGYGGYGGFGGFGGCGGFGGFGGSCGGYRGCGPC from the coding sequence atgtcctgctccagcctgtgtACCCCCAGCTGCGTGGCCACCCCGGCCCCTGTGGCTGACAGCTGCAACGAGCCCTGCGTGCGGCAGTGCCCTGACTCCACGGTGGTCATCCAGCCCCCGGCCTCGGTGGTCACCTTCCCCGggcccatcctcagctccttcccccagcagagctccgTGGGCTCGGCCGGAGCTCCCTTCGTGGGAGCCGGCTCCGGTGGTTCCTTCGGAGGCCGTGGCGGCTACGGTGGCTTCGGGGGCCGCGGGGGCTATGGAGGCTATGGGGGCTACGGGGGCTTTGGGGGATTCGGAGGTTGTGGAGGATTCGGAGGCTTTGGTGGCAGCTGCGGCGGCTACAGAGGCTGCGGGCCCTGCTAA
- the LOC132340211 gene encoding claw keratin-like, with the protein MSCNSLCAPTCGVATPAPVADTCNEPCVRQCPDSTVVIQPPASVVTFPGPILSSFPQQSSVGSAGAPFVGAGSGGSFGGRGGYGGYGGFGGYGGYGSYGGFGGYGSCGGYGGFGGYGSCGRSSRSFGGSCGPC; encoded by the coding sequence ATGTCCTGCAACAGCCTGTGTGCCCCCACCTGTGGCGTGGCCACCCCGGCCCCTGTGGCTGACACCTGCAACGAGCCCTGCGTGCGGCAGTGCCCTGACTCCACGGTGGTCATCCAGCCCCCGGCCTCGGTGGTCACCTTCCCCGggcccatcctcagctccttcccccagcagagctccgTGGGCTCGGCCGGAGCTCCCTTCGTGGGAGCCGGCTCCGGTGGTTCCTTCGGAGGCCGTGGCGGCTACGGGGGCTACGGGGGCTTTGGGGGCTATGGGGGCTATGGGAGCTatgggggctttgggggctaCGGCAGCTGCGGCGGTTATGGAGGCTTTGGGGGCTACGGCAGCTGTGGCCGCAGTTCCCGGTCCTTCGGGGGCTCCTGCGGGCCCTGCTAA
- the LOC132340226 gene encoding feather keratin 4-like, translated as MASTQLACATPCEPKCPQPLASSTNEPCVVACGDSRVIIYPPPVVVTFPGPILTTYPQQTVVGASEPSEVAPVEPPAAVTAEVTVGDKVAAPVLARAEPRCAPKYSYSYSSQWTHPCNSYRSGKRWTC; from the coding sequence ATGGCTTCCACCCAGCTGgcctgtgccaccccctgcgAGCCCAAGTGTCCCCAGCCGCTGGCCAGCAGCACCAACGAGCCCTGCGTGGTGGCCTGCGGCGACTCGCGGGTCATCATCTACCCCCCGCCCGTGGTGGTCACCTTCCCGGGGCCCATCCTCACCACGTACCCGCAGCAAACCGTCGTGGGAGCCTCGGAGCCCTCGGAGGTGGCCCCGGTGGAGCCCCCGGCCGCGGTGACCGCCGAGGTGACGGTGGGGGACAAAGTGGCAGCGCCGGTGCTGGCCCGCGCCGAGCCGCGCTGCGCCCCCAAATATTCCTACAGCTACTCCTCGCAATGGACTCATCCCTGCAATTCCTACCGCTCCGGGAAGCGCTGGACGTGCTGA
- the LOC132340142 gene encoding claw keratin-like: protein MQAAKFVLQLIKTSCKEGVTSSRRFGDVYKSICYVEASLITFLFLSSLGDPALPCPMSPFHECCLPVGLACPEPFAVTRSDTCVIKYPDTVVDIVEPDFPPYSVIYPGPTLTTFPQQTLVGSTALLDIRNFLGSQGFHGFGGQPKPCLDICG, encoded by the exons ATGCAGGCAGCAAAGTTTGTTTTGCAACTAATTAAGACTTCATGCAAAGAGGGTGTCACATCCTCCAGGCGCTTCGGGGACGTGTATAAAAGCATTTGCTACGTAGAAGCCTCCCTAAtcacttttcttttcctctcctccttggGTGATCCGG ctctgccctgccccatgTCTCCCTTCCACGAGTGCTGCCTACCCGTGGGCCTGGCGTGCCCCGAGCCCTTCGCCGTGACCCGCAGCGACACCTGTGTCATCAAGTACCCCGACACCGTGGTGGACATCGTGGAGCCCGACTTTCCCCCCTACTCCGTCATCTACCCCGGGCCCACGCTGACCACCTTCCCCCAGCAGACCCTGGTGGGCTCCACGGCCCTGCTGGACATCAGGAACTTCCTGGGCTCCCAGGGATTCCATGGGTTCGGGG GCCAACCTAAACCCTGCCTGGATATCTGTGGATAG
- the LOC132340198 gene encoding feather beta keratin-like, translating to MQDELGKHIPGAKAGPGAKQDGIKPTLSTGSLIHLSCLLLLGDTGAAPAPAMSCYDLCRPCGPTPLANSCNEPCVRQCQDSRVIIEPSPVVVTLPGPILSSFPQNTAVGSSTSAAVGSILSESGVPINSGGFGLSGISGLGGRYCGRRCLPC from the exons ATGCAGGATGAGCTTGGGAAACACATCCCAGGAGCAAAGGCTGGCCCTGGGGCTAAGCAGGATGGTATAAAACCCACTCTGAGCACAGGATCCCTCATCCAcctctcctgccttctcctcctcGGTGACACAG gagctgctccagccccagccatgtcctgctACGACCTGTGCCGGCCCTGCGGCCCCACCCCGCTGGCCAACAGCTGCAACGAGCCCTGTGTGCGGCAGTGCCAGGACTCGCGGGTCATCATCGAGCCGTCCCCCGTGGTGGTCACCCTGCCCGggcccatcctcagctccttcccccagaacacCGCCGTGGGATCTTCCACCTCCGCCGCCGTGGGCAGCATCCTCAGCGAGTCCGGGGTCCCCATCAACTCGGGGGGCTTTGGGCTCTCGGGGATCTCTGGCCTCGGTGGTCGCTACTGCGGCCGCAGGTGCCTGCCCTGCTAG